Proteins co-encoded in one Cyprinus carpio isolate SPL01 chromosome B5, ASM1834038v1, whole genome shotgun sequence genomic window:
- the LOC109083779 gene encoding carnosine N-methyltransferase-like — protein sequence MADITNETVAASKPEIFYNYRERNKCSPEEGARLERQHFWNVINAFKYYRIHVHERVNRAERQFRCLPDHHQQLLTNFIPNLTKIRYCIDRNQEVLQAIVHNCLHMFENMEYGQDCDPKKVRPSSTFDMDKLKSTLKQFVRDWSEAGKAERDSCYKPIVEEIQRLFPPDQCDVSQVKVLVPGAGLGRLAWEIAHLGYSCQGNEWSFFMLFSSNFVLNRCDKENALTLYPWIHQFSNNKMSSDQTRPVSFPDVNPQSLPADSDFSMVAGDFQEVYSDPELWDCVATCFFIDTAHNVLDYIETIWNILKPGGVWMNLGPLLYHYENMANELSIELSYEEIKAVILKYGFVLELERESVPSTYTENDHSMLKYLYDCVFFIVRKPAEQLINGDQTPKDGQIKDSLQTKKST from the exons ATGGCTGACATCACGAATGAAACAGTAGCAGCGTCTAAACCAGAGATATTTTATAACTATCGGGAGAGGAATAAATGTTCCCCCGAGGAAGGTGCGCGATTAGAGAGACAACATTTCTGGAACGTCATCAACGCGTTTAAATACTACAG AATTCATGTTCATGAACGAGTGAATCGAGCCGAGCGGCAGTTCCGATGCCTTCCAGATCACCACCAGCAGCTTCTGACAAACTTCATTCCCAATCTGACCAAGATTCGCTACTGTATCGACCGAAACCAAGAGGTGCTGCAGGCCATAGTGCACAACTGCCTCCATATGTTTGAGAACATGGAATATGGACAGGAT TGTGACCCAAAGAAAGTACGGCCTTCCTCGACTTTTGACATGGACAAGCTGAAGTCAACCTTAAAGCAGTTTGTCCGTGACTGGAGTGAAGCAGGAAAAGCGGAGAGGGACAGCTGCTATAAACCTATTGTAGAAGAGATCCAGAGATTATTTCCTCCTGACCAGtg TGATGTGTCTCAGGTCAAAGTGTTAGTGCCGGGGGCAGGTCTGGGTCGGCTTGCATGGGAAATCGCTCACCTGGGCTATTCGTGCCAAGGCAACGAGTGGAGTTTCTTCATGCTCTTCTCCTCTAATTTTGTTCTGAACAG gtgtgataAGGAAAATGCACTGACACTGTATCCCTGGATTCACCAGTTCAGTAATAACAAAATGTCCTCAGATCAGACGAGACCCGTGTCCTTTCCCGATGTCAATCCACAGAGTCTCCCAGCAGACTCAGACTTCTCTATGGTCGCTGGAGACTTCCAGGAAGTATACAGTGACCCTG AACTGTGGGATTGTGTTGCTACTTGTTTCTTCATTGACACTGCCCACAATGTTCTTGATTACATTGAAACCATCTGGAATATTCTAAAACCTGGTGGTGTCTGGATGAACTTGG GTCCACTTCTTTACCATTATGAGAATATGGCCAATGAATTGTCCATTGAGCTGAGCTATGAGGAAATAAAggctgtcattttaaaatatggattCGTCCTGGAg TTGGAGAGAGAGTCTGTTCCCAGCACGTACACTGAGAACGATCATTCCATGCTCAAGTACCTTTATGACTGTGTCTTTTTTATCGTACGGAAACCTGCAGAACAGTTGATCAACGGAGATCAGACACCTAAAGATGGCCAGATTAAAGATTCTTTACAGACAAAAAAGTCAACATGA
- the wu:fa19b12 gene encoding uncharacterized protein wu:fa19b12 — MTKRRAENILHPEITHKRCFRSLSDNDKPVGGVNVIQNVFPSSLLTLAGQRCRKRPSYLEDSLDADNLPRKVAANGINFVLAVRNTCKSRTLEDGAGRPGTRRSSRALQTQSNKQTDEGNSITTGDKVMHTDEDLSPFNSFQFWRVPLPELDLALLETEPSAGSHITSSTKDLEAMET; from the exons ATGACCAAACGGAGAGCAGAGAACATTTTGCATCCCGAAATCACTCATAAAAGATGTTTTCGTTCTCTCTCCGACAACGACAAACCGGTAGGAGGCGTGAACGTGATCCAAAACGTATTTCCATCCTCGTTATTAACGCTGGCTGGACAACGCTGCAGGAAAAGACCGAGCTATCTCGAAGATTCACTGGATGCAGATAACCTACCGAGAAAGGTGGCCGCAAACGGGATTAATTTCGTGCTGGCAGTCAGGAACACATGCAAGTCCAGAACATTAGAGGATGGTGCTGGGAGACCTGGCACGCGACGGTCATCTCGCGCGCTTCAGACGCAATCAAATAAACAGACAGACGAAGGAAATAGCATAACTACAGGAGACAAG GTGATGCACACAGATGAGGACCTCTCTCCATTCAATTCCTTCCAGTTCTGGCGGGTTCCACTGCCTGAGTTGGATCTCGCTCTCCTGGAGACTGAACCCTCAGCTGGGTCCCACATAACTTCTTCCACCAAAGACTTAGAGGCGATGGAAACATGA
- the LOC109083816 gene encoding transient receptor potential cation channel subfamily M member 7-like isoform X2, with amino-acid sequence MSRRSWIQATFSKRECVKFLPASRDHHRCYPVCQVCQSLVRCCCGRLIAEHVGPYSGLLGHGPGPDEEEWSVLQHTSVSPTDAFGSLDFQGSTKRTSHAKYVRLSCDTPPELLLQLMLREWHMEMPKLVISVHGGTDNFNLSPRVCQAFSTGLIIAAESTGAWILTDGINTGVSKYVGDAVKVYGSHDLRKRNVVGITPWGIIENNSDLIGRDVLRHYQALGNPLSKRASLNSMHSHFLLADDGTMGKSGCQIDLRKKLERHIHFQKIHPRLPQHVPLVCVVVEGGPAVLSVVLEYVRRSSPVPVLVFEGTGRAADLLALIHKQTAVERKLDSDIKEDVLLRIQEMFVMDKQEASELLSILMECMEYRELITIFDSESEDLQEADVAILTTSLRGTRASPEGQLNITLAWDRADVAKDSILVYGQQWQVGSLEQTMLDALIMDRVSFVKLLIENGMTMRRFLTISRLEQLYNIHKGSSDHFLRHIIEDAKQTRLPAVYRISLIDIGMVIEYLIGGAYRSTYTRKSFRAMYSRIHNPAKEGGKETSSPFSKVRKAAPETTSSRSHFHRTAQPCRHQCSSIGKRWRCFCGSMESRLWPGRLWPASFTVLWWWKPERAIWVTVWPRN; translated from the exons ATG TCTAGACGCAGTTGGATCCAGGCCACTTTTTCCAAGAGAGAATGTGTGAAATTTCTGCCAGCCTCACGTGATCATCACAG GTGTTATCCAGTGTGTCAAGTGTGCCAAAGCTTAGTAAG ATGTTGCTGTGGGAGGCTGATCGCGGAGCATGTGGGTCCGTACTCTGGCTTGCTGGGACATGGCCCTGGTCCTGATGAGGAGGAGTGGTCAGTGCTGCAACACACCAGCGTCAGCCCAACTGATGCTTTCGGATCACTGGACTTTCAGGGCAGCACAAAGCGCACAAGTCATGCCAAG TATGTGCGTCTTTCCTGTGACACTCCACCAGAGCTCCTGCTCCAACTGATGCTGAGAGAATGGCACATGGAGATGCCCAAGTTGGTGATCTCTGTGCATGGAGGGACAGACAACTTCAATCTGTCTCCACGGGTGTGCCAGGCTTTCAGCACAGGGCTCATCATAGCTGCAGAGAGCACTGGAGCATGGATACTGACTGACGGGATCAATACGG GGGTGTCTAAGTATGTTGGTGATGCTGTAAAAGTGTATGGGTCACATGACCTGAGGAAGAGGAATGTTGTCGGGATCACACCCTGGGGCATTATTGAGAATAACAGTGACCTTATTGGCCGGGAT GTTTTGAGGCACTACCAGGCTCTAGGTAATCCTCTGAGTAAACGTGCCAGTCTGAACAGCATGCATTCACACTTCCTGTTAGCTGATGATGGAACCATGGGCAAATCAGGTTGTCAAATAGACTTGAGGAAAAAGCTAGAAAGGCATATACACTTTCAGAAAATCCACCCTA GGCTGCCTCAGCATGTGCCTTTAGTGTGTGTCGTAGTAGAAGGGGGTCCTGCCGTCCTCTCAGTGGTGCTGGAGTATGTGCGCAGAAGTTCACCTGTGCCTGTGCTGGTGTTTGAGGGAACAGGCAGAGCTGCAGACCTGCTGGCTTTAATACACAAACAAACGGCTGTAGAAAG AAAGTTGGACTCGGATATTAAGGAGGATGTCCTGCTGAGGATTCAGGAAATGTTTGTTATGGACAAACAAGAGGCCTCTGAACTTCTCAGCATACTCATGGAATGCATGGAATATAGAGAGCTT ATCACCATTTTTGACTCTGAATCTGAGGACCTTCAAGAGGCAGATGTTGCGATCCTGACTACATCACTGAGAG GTACCAGAGCTTCCCCTGAGGGGCAGCTAAATATCACATTGGCCTGGGACAGAGCTGATGTGGCAAAGGACAGCATTCTGGTGTACGGACAACAATGGCAG GTGGGATCTCTGGAGCAGACCATGTTGGATGCATTGATAATGGATCGTGTCAGTTTTGTGAAGCTTCTGATTGAGAACGGCATGACCATGAGACGCTTCTTGACCATTTCTCGCCTGGAACAGCTCTACAATATA CATAAAGGCTCCTCTGATCATTTTCTTCGACACATCATTGAGGATGCCAAACAG aCTCGTCTGCCTGCTGTTTATAGGATATCTTTAATCGACATTGGAATGGTGATTGAATACCTAATTGGCGGAGCTTATCGAAGCACATATACACGCAAGAGCTTCAGAGCCATGTACAGTCGCATTCATAACCCAGCTAAG GAGGGTGGTAAGGAGACATCCAGCCCTTTCAGCAAAGTCAGGAAAGCAGCTCCAGAGACCACCTCATCTCGCTCCCATTTCCACAGAACTGCTCAGCCATGCAGACACCAG TGCTCAAGCATCGGCAAGAGATGGCGATGTTTCTGTGGCAGCATGGAGAGCAGGCTATGGCCAGGGCGGTTGTGGCCTGCAAGCTTTAC
- the LOC109083816 gene encoding transient receptor potential cation channel subfamily M member 7-like isoform X1, with translation MSRRSWIQATFSKRECVKFLPASRDHHRCYPVCQVCQSLVRCCCGRLIAEHVGPYSGLLGHGPGPDEEEWSVLQHTSVSPTDAFGSLDFQGSTKRTSHAKYVRLSCDTPPELLLQLMLREWHMEMPKLVISVHGGTDNFNLSPRVCQAFSTGLIIAAESTGAWILTDGINTGVSKYVGDAVKVYGSHDLRKRNVVGITPWGIIENNSDLIGRDVLRHYQALGNPLSKRASLNSMHSHFLLADDGTMGKSGCQIDLRKKLERHIHFQKIHPRLPQHVPLVCVVVEGGPAVLSVVLEYVRRSSPVPVLVFEGTGRAADLLALIHKQTAVERKLDSDIKEDVLLRIQEMFVMDKQEASELLSILMECMEYRELITIFDSESEDLQEADVAILTTSLRGTRASPEGQLNITLAWDRADVAKDSILVYGQQWQVGSLEQTMLDALIMDRVSFVKLLIENGMTMRRFLTISRLEQLYNIHKGSSDHFLRHIIEDAKQTRLPAVYRISLIDIGMVIEYLIGGAYRSTYTRKSFRAMYSRIHNPAKEGGKETSSPFSKVRKAAPETTSSRSHFHRTAQPCRHQEVAPQDVKTSSSPEFLCTFNDLFVWAVLKHRQEMAMFLWQHGEQAMARAVVACKLYRAMVVEARESNMGDSVAEELKKNSLSRVRTVGCGSLGSGFQRERTHGDEAADLGDEGLE, from the exons ATG TCTAGACGCAGTTGGATCCAGGCCACTTTTTCCAAGAGAGAATGTGTGAAATTTCTGCCAGCCTCACGTGATCATCACAG GTGTTATCCAGTGTGTCAAGTGTGCCAAAGCTTAGTAAG ATGTTGCTGTGGGAGGCTGATCGCGGAGCATGTGGGTCCGTACTCTGGCTTGCTGGGACATGGCCCTGGTCCTGATGAGGAGGAGTGGTCAGTGCTGCAACACACCAGCGTCAGCCCAACTGATGCTTTCGGATCACTGGACTTTCAGGGCAGCACAAAGCGCACAAGTCATGCCAAG TATGTGCGTCTTTCCTGTGACACTCCACCAGAGCTCCTGCTCCAACTGATGCTGAGAGAATGGCACATGGAGATGCCCAAGTTGGTGATCTCTGTGCATGGAGGGACAGACAACTTCAATCTGTCTCCACGGGTGTGCCAGGCTTTCAGCACAGGGCTCATCATAGCTGCAGAGAGCACTGGAGCATGGATACTGACTGACGGGATCAATACGG GGGTGTCTAAGTATGTTGGTGATGCTGTAAAAGTGTATGGGTCACATGACCTGAGGAAGAGGAATGTTGTCGGGATCACACCCTGGGGCATTATTGAGAATAACAGTGACCTTATTGGCCGGGAT GTTTTGAGGCACTACCAGGCTCTAGGTAATCCTCTGAGTAAACGTGCCAGTCTGAACAGCATGCATTCACACTTCCTGTTAGCTGATGATGGAACCATGGGCAAATCAGGTTGTCAAATAGACTTGAGGAAAAAGCTAGAAAGGCATATACACTTTCAGAAAATCCACCCTA GGCTGCCTCAGCATGTGCCTTTAGTGTGTGTCGTAGTAGAAGGGGGTCCTGCCGTCCTCTCAGTGGTGCTGGAGTATGTGCGCAGAAGTTCACCTGTGCCTGTGCTGGTGTTTGAGGGAACAGGCAGAGCTGCAGACCTGCTGGCTTTAATACACAAACAAACGGCTGTAGAAAG AAAGTTGGACTCGGATATTAAGGAGGATGTCCTGCTGAGGATTCAGGAAATGTTTGTTATGGACAAACAAGAGGCCTCTGAACTTCTCAGCATACTCATGGAATGCATGGAATATAGAGAGCTT ATCACCATTTTTGACTCTGAATCTGAGGACCTTCAAGAGGCAGATGTTGCGATCCTGACTACATCACTGAGAG GTACCAGAGCTTCCCCTGAGGGGCAGCTAAATATCACATTGGCCTGGGACAGAGCTGATGTGGCAAAGGACAGCATTCTGGTGTACGGACAACAATGGCAG GTGGGATCTCTGGAGCAGACCATGTTGGATGCATTGATAATGGATCGTGTCAGTTTTGTGAAGCTTCTGATTGAGAACGGCATGACCATGAGACGCTTCTTGACCATTTCTCGCCTGGAACAGCTCTACAATATA CATAAAGGCTCCTCTGATCATTTTCTTCGACACATCATTGAGGATGCCAAACAG aCTCGTCTGCCTGCTGTTTATAGGATATCTTTAATCGACATTGGAATGGTGATTGAATACCTAATTGGCGGAGCTTATCGAAGCACATATACACGCAAGAGCTTCAGAGCCATGTACAGTCGCATTCATAACCCAGCTAAG GAGGGTGGTAAGGAGACATCCAGCCCTTTCAGCAAAGTCAGGAAAGCAGCTCCAGAGACCACCTCATCTCGCTCCCATTTCCACAGAACTGCTCAGCCATGCAGACACCAG GAGGTTGCGCCTCAGGACGTGAAGACATCCTCAAGTCCCGagtttttatgcacttttaacGACCTGTTTGTGTGGGCAGTGCTCAAGCATCGGCAAGAGATGGCGATGTTTCTGTGGCAGCATGGAGAGCAGGCTATGGCCAGGGCGGTTGTGGCCTGCAAGCTTTAC